A region of the Arthrobacter sp. FW306-07-I genome:
CCCCGCTGTCGGCGCGGTCGGTGAGTGGATGTTCCGTGCGCAGCCACACTTTCCCCGCCCCCGGCCGGTGTCCTTCCGCGACCCGCATTTCCAGGGACCGGATGTAACCGCCGGGCCAGACGGCTGAGCCGTCATAGGGCTTGCATTCGTCAGGGCCGGGTATGGCGGCGTCCTCGACGGCGGCCACCTCACCCGTGTCACTGGTCAGCATCCGCCACCCGGTAGCGCGGATCGCCGTCCTGCCGCCTGCTACCAGCTCGGCCTGCACAAGTTCGATTGTCCTGCCGGGCCGCAGCGTGGTGGTATCGATCCTGAACTCACCGCCCGGGATCAGGCCAAGGATCTCATAGCTGATTCGCGCCATCCGCATGTCTTCGCGCGGCTCGTGCCGTTCCAGCCGGTCCGCCAGAAGGCCGGACGCCGGTGCCATGTGCTGTTCATGGACATTCCACGCTCCCTGGGCATGGATGGTGGACCGGAACGCTCCCTCCCCCAGGTCCTGGTAGTAAAAGTTGCCCCCGGCAAGTTCGGGCAGGTCTGCAGTCAAGGCTGGCCCCTTACGAAACGTTCAGTGAATTGCCACTAACTCTATCCTTCACGGGAACGGCGCGCCGGGACGGCCGGCGAAATGTTGGAGGGTGGGGGCGGCAATCGGACTAGAGTAAGGAACTGGTCCTGTCAGCAACCCTCAAAAGAGGTGTTTCATGCGCGTCATCAGCTACAACCTCCGCAAGCACAATGCCAGCGGCGAGCTCCTCGCCCTGGCACGGAACCATGACATCGATGCGCTGTGCCTCCAGGAAGTGGATGCCAGCGACCTTCCCGAAACCCTGGGCCCCCTGCACCTTGCCGATGCCACCAAGGGCAACCGGTTGGGCCTGGCCATCTATTACCGCACCAGCCGCTTCACTGCACTGGACACCCAGTCCTTCGCGTTGAAGAAGTCCATGCATGACAGGGTGCTGGCCCCGGCCCATGAGCGGCTGATCGGCACCAGGGTGATGGACAACGAAACCCAGCATGAGCTGGTGATCGGCTCCTTCCATGCAGCCCCGCTCACTGCCTCCAACTCGTTGCGGCGCAAGCAGATCCACGCAGCGCACGCCGAGCTGCTGAGCATGGGCAAGGGCCTGATGACCCTGATGGTGGGTGACTTCAACTACCCGTTCTTCACCAAGAACCTTGACATGCATATGAAGAACTCCGGATACGCCCTGTCCCTCAGCAACAGGCGGACCTACACCAGGTACAAGGTGTTCAAGGGCCACTTCGACTTCGCCACGTCACTGGGCCTGGACATCGCCAGTGTGGAGACGCTGCCGCGCGGCAATTCGGACCACCTGCCCATCCTGGTGACGGCCGAGTACGGCGAAGGCTACTAGCAGCGGCGCAGGCCGGGGTTCAGCAGCGTTCCCCGTTCACCAGGACTCTCCGGAATCCAGCCGCGCCAGCAGTTCCGGCCAGGCCGCCGCGAAACCCGGATGCAGCTCCAGGGCATCCACCTCGGCTACCGGGATCCAGAGCAGCGCAATGCTTTCGGGATCGCTGATAATGGGCTCGAAGGACTCCAGCACCCGCACCACCACGGTGGTGTAGGACCAGTAGCCGTGGTCCAGGACCGAGGTGAAGAGCACTTCCACGCTCTCCGACGGGACGGCCGCCTCCTCGTAGGCCTCGCGGAGCGCGCCGTCCACCGCTTCTTCGCCTTCATGCAGCGCCCCGCCGGGAAGGCCCCAGGTTCCCCCGTTGTGGCTCCAGACGGCGCGGTGCTGCAGGAGCACGCCCTTGGCAGGGTCGTAGGCCAGGACGCCGGCCGCACCGAACCTGCCCCAGTACCGGCCCCGGTCCCCTTCCACCCAGGCGTCACCCGGGTCGCGCGGACCGGAGCGGGGCGGTGGGGTGGATGACGTGCTGGAGTACGGAAAGTGGTCCATTCGTCCAGTCTGACAGGTGGAGCGGCGGGGCGCAGTCCCGCTTGCACCGCCGGTCAGGTGTTGTGTGCACGGTCGACGGCGAAATCGCCGCCGGGATACATGACCGTTTCGTGCCCGTCGTCAAAGCGGACAACATAGGGCGGGCTTCCGCCTTCGCCGCGGACTTCCAGGATCACCCCGTGCCGGTCCGAGGACCCTACGGTCCTTCCGTGCACGACGATGCGGTCGCCTTGGGCTGCCTCCATGGCAATCACCTCCCAGCCCCAGAGTACGACTGCGGTGGGCGCGGGAACAGGGCTTCATGGCAGGATGCGGATATGCCCTTGAACCTTGTCCTCATCGCCGATACCCACGTGCCAAAACGCGCCAAAGACCTTCCCGCCCAGGTGTGGCGGGCCGTTGAAAATGCCGATGTGGTGCTCCACGCCGGTGACTGGGTGGACGCAGCGCTGCTGGACGAATTCGAGCGCCGAAGCAGGCGCCTGCTGGGCGTGTATGGGAACAATGACGGCGCGGAGCTGCGCCGCCGCCTTCCTGCAACGGCCAGCGCGACCTTGGAGGGCGTCCGGTTTTCGATGGTCCACGAGACAGGGCAGGCGAAGGGCCGCGAACTGCGGTGCGAAGCGTTGTATCCGGAAGCCGATGTCCTGGTGTTCGGGCACAGCCACATTCCCTGGGACACCGCGTCGCCGAACGGGCTGCGGCTGCTGAATCCCGGGTCGCCCACGGACCGCCGCCGGCAGCCCTCCTGCACATTCATGGAAGCCGTGGTCGACGGCGGGCGGTTGGCGGAGGTCAGGCTGGTCGAAGTACGGCGGGACTGACGCGGCCACGCCGAAGGACCGCTTGGCAGGGCGGGGTTACATTGCCTAGGCTGGGAACGGTAAGCATGCTTAGCTTTTTGGCTCACTGTGATCCATGGATCGCAGGCTGCTTCAATTTCCGGGGCGACGAACCAGCCCGAGTCCGCACGAACAGGAGGACCACCATGACTGACCAGTACACCTTCCGTAATCCCGTGACTGCCTACGAAAAGATTTCCCCGCCAAAGCAGCACCAGCCCGAGCCGGGCCTCGACGCCGAATTGACACCCAAGGCTGACCTGGGCGAAGAAACGTACCGCGGAACGGGACGGCTGGAAGGCCGCCGCGCCATCGTGACCGGCGCGGACTCAGGCATCGGCGCCGCAACTGCCATTGCCTTTGCAAGGGAAGGCGCCGACGTCGTCCTTTCCTACCTGCCCCAGGAAGAGGAGGATGCCTCCCGCATCGCCGGGATCATCGAGGCCGCGGGCCGCAAGGCCGTCAAGGTGCCGGGCGACCTCAAGGATTCCGCCACATGCCGGGAAGTCGTTGATACGGCGGTTGCCGTGCTGGGCGGGGTGGACATCCTGGTCAACAACGCCGGGAAGCAGGTGGCCCAGGAGGACCTGCAGGACATCACCGACGAGCAGTTCGACCACACCCTCAAGACCAACGTGTATGCGATGTTCTGGTTGACCAAGGCCGCCGTCCCGCACATGCCGGCCGGCTCAACCATCATCAACACCACCTCCATCCAGGCGTACAACCCGTCCCCCACCCTGGTGGACTACGCCACCACCAAGGCCAGCATCAACAACTTCACCAAGGGACTGGCACAGCAGCTGGCACCCAAGGGAATCCGGGTGAATGCCGTGGCCCCGGGTCCCATCTGGACGCCATTGCAGGTCAGCAGCGGCCAGCCCAAGGAGCAGCTGCCGGAATTCGGCCAGTCGACTCCCCTGGGCCGGGCAGGACAGCCCGCGGAGCTGGCACCCGCCTACGTCTTCCTGGCTTCACCCGAGTCCAGCTACGTGGTAGGGGAAACACTGAACGTCAACGGCGGCAGCCCCACGCCCTAGCCGGTTCCCCGGGCCTGGCTGATCCGCCAACCCGGCGTCAGCCAGCGGCCTGGCCAGCCAGGATCTCATCGGTGGCAGGGTCAGGCTCGCCGTCGAAGAACTGGGCCAGGACAGTCTTGAACACTGTTTCTCCGGGTGCCGCCCGGAGAAACAGTGTCATGGACGACCGCAGCTTCCTGGCATCGATGCCGCCGAAGATGTCCTCCGCGGACTGGTCTGCATGGTTGGCCAGGACCAGGGCGCACTCCAGGAGCCGCGGCCCCAGTACCTCATGATCCAGGTAGGCACGGGCCTCTGCGAGTGAGGAGATGGCGTATTTGCGGGACATTGCGCTCTGCCCCAACCCGGAAATCTGCGGGAAGACGAACCACATCCAGTGGCCGGACTTCCTGCCGACCTGCAGCTCCCCCAGCGCCTGGTCATAGGTGCCGCCGCTGTTTTGCGCGGCAACAAAACGGTCAAGGTCAAAGTGCTCATTCATGCGGATCTCCCGGTTTCGAGGTCAAAGGGTCAAATCTTTTTCAAGGGCGGCTGCCGCCGCCTGAAGCTGCGGGTCGGGGTCGTCCCGCCACCGAGCCAGGACCGCGTTGGCCCGCTGCCGCTCGCGCTCCCCGAGGCCGGACAGCAGCGGCACCAGGACGTCGCCCAGGAGGGGCTGGATCAGGTCTGCAGCCTGGGCAGAACGAAGGAAGCCTTCCAGCCGGGTCAGGTCCGAGTGCCTGAGCAGCCGCACCCGTGACTGCAGCAGCACCACGGCCGCCAACCGGCGCTCAAACACGGGGCGGGAGCCGGGCCGGGGCTGTCCCCACAGGGTGGACGCAAGCATCACCGTGGTGTCGTGGTCCAGGTTCTTGAATTTGCGCAGGGCATCGCGCACCGTGCCGCGCACCGCTCCGATGGAGGAACCGTAAGAGTCCAGCACCCAGCCAAGCCGGTTCCCGACGTCGTCCGCCCGGTACCAGGCGCCCTCGTTCTGGAGGGTCCGGTCAACGAACTCCGCCGCCGCGGACACCACATCCGCAGGGCCAGTCATCGTCCCCGACCGGACGAGGCGTGGCGGATACAAAACGGTGTCCAGGGGCGCGCTTCCAGCCTGCCCTCCGCAATGGGCTCCCCGCACACGGCGCAGGCTCCATAGGTCCCCGCTGCCAGGCGGGCCAGCGCCGCGTCAATCTGGTCCAGGCCGGCCGAGCTCTGCTTCAGGAGCGCCGAAGCCTGCGAGAGCTCAAACGCGATCGTGGCCCCTTCGGGATCGTGCTCGTCATCGACATTGGAGTCCTGCCGGGCCGAATTCGCTGCCTGGATGTCAGCCCGCAGCGCCGGCAGCAACTCCAGGCGCCGCGCCCGCTCCTCTTCGAGCAGTACCCGGAACCGGTCGAAATCTGGCATACAAACAGCCTAGCGGTCGGATCGCGGAGCGCCTGAATGGAAACGGCCAGTGCGATGGAGCCGCGGCAAACATCCCGTGTCCGTGTCCGGGCCGTTACCTATCCTGCAAGCCCGGCTATTAGCCGAGGTCGACACCGGTAACAGCCGTAACGTCCAAACGTTTGCGGAATTCGAGAGGGGAACCTCGTATGTTATCCAAATGTGACAATGCCACCGCATGTGGGTTATGGTCTTCAGGTGTCCCTCTCAGACGGGACATTCCCATCAGTATGCCGAGCCCTGCCACTGATCATGGGATACAACCGCTCCAGCTGGCAGGGACGGGGGAACCAAGTTTCCGCGGCCACTTGTGGCCTTGGGGTTAAGTCGATAGCGCCTCCGTCCATTACGGGGTTGCTTCCGGCCGGGTATCTCCAGCCCGAACCCGACAGCTCACCCCGCAGGCATGGGAGAGGCGATCAACCGTGTCAAAAAATTCCACCACTGCCCGTCACCGCGCAACTCCGGCCCGCTCCATTGTTCTCGAGGGCCTCGCCGTGACAGCCAAGTCCCAGGCCCGCTCGCTGGGCCGCCCCGCGCTCGCAGTTGCTGCAGCGTCCGGCATTGCCTTCGGCGTCGGCGCCCCGGCCCACGCCGGTGTCACCGGCCCTGACACCACGGAAAAGACCAACGTGCAGGCGTACTCCGCACCTGTTGCGGCCCCGGCAGCGGCAGCAGGCAGCGTCCACACCGTAGTTTCCGGCGATACCCTGGGTGCCATTGCGTCTGCTAATGGCGTCAGCCTGAACAGCGTCCTGTCCGCCAACGGACTGGGCCTGTCCTCGATCATCTACCCGGGCGACCAGATCCAGATCCCCGCCGCCGGCTACACCGCGGCACCGGCACCGGCTCCGGCCCCTGCAGCAGCACCCGTGCAGACCGCAGCCGCCGCTCCGGCCAACACCGGCATGAACATGTCCTACGCCTCGGCCACCCCCGTGTCCGCCCCCACCGGCAGCGGCACCGGCGCTGCCATCCTGGCAAACGCCTACGGCCAGCTGGGCATCAAGCAGGACTGCACTGCCATGGTTGAGAAGGCGCTGCGCTCGGTGGGCAAGTCCGTTGGCGATCTTGCCCCCACCCAGTTCTTCCAGTACGGCACCGTGGTCGGCGCTCCTGCGCCCGGCGACCTGATCATCACCTCCGGCCACGTTGGCGTTTACGCCGGCAACGGCCAGGTTGTCAGCGGTGGCGTGAACGGCTACGACACCCAGGTGCACTCCATCAGCTGGCTCGGCGGCTACTCAGCGGTCCGCGTCGCCTAGTCTTCGCATCACCGCAGGCGCCCAACAGCGCAGGCATTAGACAGGAGGGCGGCAGCCGGTCATCCGGCTGCCGCCCTCCTGTCGCATCCGCCGCCTGCCCCCGCAGCCGTCAGGTCCCGCAGAAGGTCATATAGTTGCCGAAGTCCTCGGGGGCGCCTTCGGCGTAGCGTTCCAGCCCGGGCCGCTCGGTGAAGGGGTCACTGACTGCCTCCAAAAGCTGCTGCAAGGGTGACAGGTCTCCGGCCGTGGCAGCGGCCAATGCCTCCTCCACGAGGTGGTTCCTGGGAATGTACGCCGGGTTGACGTTGTCCATCAGCTCCGCGTCCGGTTCGAGTGCCTGCCACCGCTCCGCCCAGGAATCAAACGCAGCCAGATCAAGAACCATGCCGCGCACCGGACGAAGGTCGCCACGGGCGGCCTTGCCCAGGTTACGGAAGAAGAGGGTGTAGTCCACGGGACCGTCCTTCAGGATGGCAAGGGCGCCGTCCACCAAAGCGGACGTGGTTTCCTCGTCACTTCCCCCGCGGCTGCCAAGGCCGAGCTTGGCATTCATGCCACCGGTCCACGCCCTGCTGTAGTGGCCCCGGAAGCCGCCGAGCACCTCCACTGCGGGCGCAACCGCCTGCTCCTGGGCTTCATGGATGAGCGGCAGCATCGCCTCGGCGAGCCGGGCAAGGTTCCATTCAGCAAGAACCGGCTGGTTCGCGTAGGCGTAGCGGCCGCTGACGTCGATGGAACTGTAAACGGCTGCGGGATTGAACGCGTCCATGAACGCGCACGGGCCGTAGTCGATGGTCTCCCCTGAAATGGTCATGTTGTCCGTATTCATGACCCCGTGCACGAATCCCACCAGCATCCAGCGGGCCACCAATTCCGCCTGGGCCGAGACGACCGAGGCGAACAGCTCAAGGTAGGGGTTGTCGGCGTCGGCGGCGTGCGGGTAATGCCTGCTGATGGCGTGGTCCGCCAACCGCTTCAGGAGATCCATGTTTTCGGTGGCACGCGCGTACTGGAAGCTGCCCACGCGCAGGTGGCTGCTTGCCACCCGGGCCAGGACGGCGCCCGGCAGCATGTCGTCGCGCCGGACTTGGCGGCCTGTTGCCACGACTGCGAGCGAACGGGTGGTGGGGATGTGCAGGGCGTACATCCCCTCGCTGACGAGGTACTCGCGCAGCATAGGCCCGACGACGGCACGGCCGTCCCCGGCGCGGGCGAAAGGCGTGCGCCCCGAGCCTTTGAGGTGGAGGTCAAGGAGCCGTCCGTTGCGGTCCGTGACCTCACCCAGCAGGAGGGCCCGTCCGTCCCCGAGCAGGGGTGAGTATCCTCCGAACTGGTGGCCTGCATACGCCTGCGCAACGGGCGTGGCGCCAGGCGGAACATGGTTTCCCGCCAGCAGCCGTACACCTTCGGGGCTGCGCAGGTACTCCGGGTCCAGTCCCAGCTCCCGTGCCAGCTCCTCGTTCAGGACAAGGAGCCCTGGGTTGGGGGCTTCCTCGGCCTGCCAGGGAACAGCGAGTTCTGACAGTTCACGTGCGAAGCGGCCATCAAGGGCCACTGTGGATTCAGCTGCTGCCGTCATGGTTTAAACCCTATCGCCGTCGTTATGGCCCGCCGCTTCCCGCTCCGGTTGCCGCCGCGGGGGAACGGCTATGCGCTGCAGGTCATGGGCTGCAATGACGGTGGTTCCCCCAGCACGTGCCTGCGCCTGCTCCGCAAGCCGGGACATGTCGTCGCCATAGCGTGCGGAAAAGTGTGTGAGCACCAGGGTCCGGGACTTTCCGGATGCCGCCAGCTCCCCTGCCTGTCCGGCGGTGAGGTGCAGGTACTGCTTCGCCAGCCCGCCGTCGTCGTCGCTGAAGGTCGACTCAGCGACCAGCAGGTCGGTGCCGTCGGCCAGTTCCTCCGCGCCCGGGCACGGCGCGGTGTCCATGATGAACGCGAAGCGCTGGCCGGGCCTGGGAATGCTCATGTCCTCCACCGTGACTGCTCCGAGGTACCCCTGGCGCTGCAGCGTGCCGACGTCGGGCCCTTGGACTCCTGCCGCCCGCAGCCGCTCCGGTAGGAAGGTGCGGCCGTCAGGCTCGGTGAGCAGGTATCCGTACGTTTCAATGCGGTGCCTAAGAGGCCGGATCTCGAGGCCGTCCGCCACGGGGCCGGAGCCGGAGTACGGATGGAGCCGCAGGTCGATGCCGGGTGAACTGACCGCCAAGAGGGCCCGGACCACCTGGTCTCCGGAGGCCGGGTAATGCAGGTGAACGGGGTGTGCGGCGCCGTCCAGGGCCATTCGGGACAGTACCCCCGGCAGGCCGTAGCAGTGGTCACCGTGCACGTGCGTGAGGCAAATCCTGGTGATGCGGCTGGCCGACACCCCGGCATGGATCATCTGGCGCTGGGTGCCCTCGCCGGGGTCAAACAGAAGTCCTTCGCCGTCCCAGCGAAGGAAGTAGCCGTTCTGATTCCGTGTGCGCGTAGGAACCTGGGAGGCCGTGCCCAGCACCACGAGTTCACGCACCGGGGGCGTCCGCCATCTCCGCATGCAGCCCTTTGGCGTAGGCAGCCTGGCCAAGGTGCTGCAGGCAGTCCCCCAGGATGCTGACCAGCCGCACCCCAAGGGTTACGGGCGGGTCCCAATGCCTGTCGACCACACGGTCCAGGTCCGGATCATCAATACCTTGCAGGGCCCTGGCGGTCTGCCGGTGGACCGCATCGTAGTATTCCTGCAGGACTTCGCCGGTCGCCCTGACGGTGTCCACCTGTTCACTTGTGTGGCCGTAGCCCGTGTCCCGCTCCGCCAGCGGGAGCCCGAAACGGGATACAAAGCCTTCTCCCGTCCACACCTGCTCCAGCCCGAAGGCGGAGGCCACCTGCGCATCTTCCACCCGGCCCGTGTGCCAGATCAGCCAACCGATGGAGTTGCCGTTGCCGGCAGGGCGGCGCTGCAGGTCCGCCTCGCTGAGCCCCTCCAGAACTTGGCGGACGAGGGCCGGGAGCCGGTCGAAGGCCTCCAGCAGCAGTTCCTTGGATTGCATCTGTCTCCCTTCCCACCGGTCCGGACCCCGCGGGCCCGGACCTTCAGCTGCTAGCGTTCCAGGTCGTCGGGCTCGAATTGGCTGAGCGGCGAGCCGCCGAAGTTTTCCTCGTCGTCACTGGCGTCCGCTTCAGGACCGGTGGGGTTTTCGCCGAAATCGACATCGGCCGCTGCCTCCCCAAGCGTGGGCGTATCCGGGGGCACCTGCTCGTCGCCGGCGCGGTAGCGGGCCTGGGCGCTTTCGTCCCGCAGTGTCTGGTCGCTCAGGAAGTCCTCCTCTTCACCCGAGACGGCCTCGTCCTGCAGCAGGGGGTCCTCCCGCCAGCGTTCCGGATTGTTCTCCGCAGCACCGGGGTAGTTGTCGGGTTCCCCCATCACGGGGTCCAGTTCCAGGGACGATGCCGCGCCGGGAGTTTCATCGAGAAGCACGTCGTCCTCCTCCACAACTTCCAGCTCATCGTCAGGGACGTTCTGCTCAGTCATGATGATGCCTTTCACGTTGTCGTACAGCGAACAATAGTAAGCATACTGACGAACTGGGGTGGATGTGAACCGTCATGGGTAAGGAACAGGCAAATGGGACAGAACGTGAGGGCAAGCAAGGAGAATCCCATGAAACCGAATATGTCCCCGGACGGGTCCGCGGCACAGCCGTCCCGGCCCCAGTCCTTTACCGCCCGGATGTCCTTTATGTGGACCGATGGATTAGGCCGGGCCAGCATCCGCGCCATCTAGGCATTGTCAGTTTTGGCGCTTGCCTGGGTAGTGGTCTCGGCCGCCATCCGCGTCCCGCTTGTCACCATCCCGGTACTGGTTGCGTTGATCCTCGCGTCGGCGATGGCTCCTGCCGTCCGTTGGCTTGCAGCCCGGGGCTGGCCGCGCGCCCTGGCCGTACTGTCCTCATTCCTGGTGATCCTGGTGGTGGCTGCCGGCGTGGTCGGCGGAATCATCGCCCTCGTCCGGCAGCAGGCCTCCGTCCTGGCAGCCCGGGCAGAAGCAGGTATTGGCCAACTGCAGCAATTCATCACCACCGGTCCCGTGGCCCTGATCAGTGACCAGATCGACGCGGCCCGCAGCGAGTTCCAGAAGTTCCTGGCGGGAGGAAGTTTGGGCGCCGACGCATTGACGGGGCTACGGACGGCCGGGGAAATCGTGGCGGGTTCAGTCTTGACTGCCGTGGTCCTGTTCTTCTTCCTCAAGGACGGTGAGAAGATCCGCGGCTTCCTGATCGGCTTCCTCCCCGGGACCCGCCAAGGAAAGGCGCACCTGGCGGCCGAACGCAGCATCGTGGTGCTGGGCGGCTACGTCCGCGGGACACTCATCATCGCGGCCATCGACGCCATCATCGTCCTGGCCGGGCTCCTGATCCTGCAAGTTCCGTTGGCCGTCCCCCTGGCCGCGGTGGTCTTCCTGGGCGGCTTCATTCCCATTATTGGCGCAACCACCGCCGGCAGCCTGGCGGTGCTGGTGGCCCTGGTGGAGAACGGGCCAGTTCCCGCGCTGGTGGTTTTGGTGATCCTGGTCGCGGCCAACCAGTTTGAGCACCATATCCTCCAGCCCTTCTTCATGGGCCGGGTCCTGCGGATCCACGGGCTGGTGATCATCCTGGCACTGGCCGCGGGGGCGACGCTGGCAGGCGTCATCGGTGCGCTGCTGGCCGTGCCGCTGGCCGCCGTCGGCTGGACCATCTACAAGACGCTGGCCGAAAGGGAAACACCCGGCCCGGAGCCTATTGCTCCGCCAGCGCCCGGCGCGTAATGCGCCCTGAACAGCGCTTCTGTGACTTCTGGCCCTAGAGCACCGGTGGCACCCGGGCCAGTCTTGAAAGGCAGGAGCCAGTTAAAGACAAGCAGGAAGCGCGGCCATGACATCCCAGAAACCCATTGCTGTGGGCACCAACGACTCAGCGCAAAGCCAGTCCGCCGTCCTGTGGGCCGCCCGGCGCGCCCACCGCGCAAACCTGCCCCTGGTGATCCTCCACGTGGTGGACGACCGGTGGGTTGCCGAACCCTACCCGTGGTTCGGAACGCTTCAACAGGCCGGGGAAGAACTCCTGAAGACCGCCGCCGGACGCCTCGAAGGAACGGTGCCCATCACCGCTGAAACAGAGTTGCTTACCGGCAGCGTGGGTGGATCCCTGGCCAAGTACTCCAAGAGGACCTCGATGATGGTCATCGGTTCCGGCAGCGGCCATCTCGGCGGCA
Encoded here:
- a CDS encoding thioesterase family protein, producing the protein MTADLPELAGGNFYYQDLGEGAFRSTIHAQGAWNVHEQHMAPASGLLADRLERHEPREDMRMARISYEILGLIPGGEFRIDTTTLRPGRTIELVQAELVAGGRTAIRATGWRMLTSDTGEVAAVEDAAIPGPDECKPYDGSAVWPGGYIRSLEMRVAEGHRPGAGKVWLRTEHPLTDRADSGDFARLMGMVDTANGIAARVPPGKDSYAFPNLDLQIHMYRRPEGEWLGLDNAVSFGRDGIGLTSTVLHDRQGPFGRAEQILTLRRT
- a CDS encoding endonuclease/exonuclease/phosphatase family protein, yielding MRVISYNLRKHNASGELLALARNHDIDALCLQEVDASDLPETLGPLHLADATKGNRLGLAIYYRTSRFTALDTQSFALKKSMHDRVLAPAHERLIGTRVMDNETQHELVIGSFHAAPLTASNSLRRKQIHAAHAELLSMGKGLMTLMVGDFNYPFFTKNLDMHMKNSGYALSLSNRRTYTRYKVFKGHFDFATSLGLDIASVETLPRGNSDHLPILVTAEYGEGY
- a CDS encoding NUDIX domain-containing protein — protein: MDHFPYSSTSSTPPPRSGPRDPGDAWVEGDRGRYWGRFGAAGVLAYDPAKGVLLQHRAVWSHNGGTWGLPGGALHEGEEAVDGALREAYEEAAVPSESVEVLFTSVLDHGYWSYTTVVVRVLESFEPIISDPESIALLWIPVAEVDALELHPGFAAAWPELLARLDSGESW
- a CDS encoding DUF1918 domain-containing protein — translated: MEAAQGDRIVVHGRTVGSSDRHGVILEVRGEGGSPPYVVRFDDGHETVMYPGGDFAVDRAHNT
- a CDS encoding metallophosphoesterase family protein — protein: MPLNLVLIADTHVPKRAKDLPAQVWRAVENADVVLHAGDWVDAALLDEFERRSRRLLGVYGNNDGAELRRRLPATASATLEGVRFSMVHETGQAKGRELRCEALYPEADVLVFGHSHIPWDTASPNGLRLLNPGSPTDRRRQPSCTFMEAVVDGGRLAEVRLVEVRRD
- a CDS encoding glucose 1-dehydrogenase: MTDQYTFRNPVTAYEKISPPKQHQPEPGLDAELTPKADLGEETYRGTGRLEGRRAIVTGADSGIGAATAIAFAREGADVVLSYLPQEEEDASRIAGIIEAAGRKAVKVPGDLKDSATCREVVDTAVAVLGGVDILVNNAGKQVAQEDLQDITDEQFDHTLKTNVYAMFWLTKAAVPHMPAGSTIINTTSIQAYNPSPTLVDYATTKASINNFTKGLAQQLAPKGIRVNAVAPGPIWTPLQVSSGQPKEQLPEFGQSTPLGRAGQPAELAPAYVFLASPESSYVVGETLNVNGGSPTP
- a CDS encoding DUF1810 domain-containing protein; amino-acid sequence: MNEHFDLDRFVAAQNSGGTYDQALGELQVGRKSGHWMWFVFPQISGLGQSAMSRKYAISSLAEARAYLDHEVLGPRLLECALVLANHADQSAEDIFGGIDARKLRSSMTLFLRAAPGETVFKTVLAQFFDGEPDPATDEILAGQAAG
- a CDS encoding DNA alkylation repair protein — its product is MTGPADVVSAAAEFVDRTLQNEGAWYRADDVGNRLGWVLDSYGSSIGAVRGTVRDALRKFKNLDHDTTVMLASTLWGQPRPGSRPVFERRLAAVVLLQSRVRLLRHSDLTRLEGFLRSAQAADLIQPLLGDVLVPLLSGLGERERQRANAVLARWRDDPDPQLQAAAAALEKDLTL
- a CDS encoding TraR/DksA family transcriptional regulator, with product MPDFDRFRVLLEEERARRLELLPALRADIQAANSARQDSNVDDEHDPEGATIAFELSQASALLKQSSAGLDQIDAALARLAAGTYGACAVCGEPIAEGRLEARPWTPFCIRHASSGRGR
- a CDS encoding C40 family peptidase, translating into MSKNSTTARHRATPARSIVLEGLAVTAKSQARSLGRPALAVAAASGIAFGVGAPAHAGVTGPDTTEKTNVQAYSAPVAAPAAAAGSVHTVVSGDTLGAIASANGVSLNSVLSANGLGLSSIIYPGDQIQIPAAGYTAAPAPAPAPAAAPVQTAAAAPANTGMNMSYASATPVSAPTGSGTGAAILANAYGQLGIKQDCTAMVEKALRSVGKSVGDLAPTQFFQYGTVVGAPAPGDLIITSGHVGVYAGNGQVVSGGVNGYDTQVHSISWLGGYSAVRVA
- a CDS encoding protein adenylyltransferase SelO — its product is MTAAAESTVALDGRFARELSELAVPWQAEEAPNPGLLVLNEELARELGLDPEYLRSPEGVRLLAGNHVPPGATPVAQAYAGHQFGGYSPLLGDGRALLLGEVTDRNGRLLDLHLKGSGRTPFARAGDGRAVVGPMLREYLVSEGMYALHIPTTRSLAVVATGRQVRRDDMLPGAVLARVASSHLRVGSFQYARATENMDLLKRLADHAISRHYPHAADADNPYLELFASVVSAQAELVARWMLVGFVHGVMNTDNMTISGETIDYGPCAFMDAFNPAAVYSSIDVSGRYAYANQPVLAEWNLARLAEAMLPLIHEAQEQAVAPAVEVLGGFRGHYSRAWTGGMNAKLGLGSRGGSDEETTSALVDGALAILKDGPVDYTLFFRNLGKAARGDLRPVRGMVLDLAAFDSWAERWQALEPDAELMDNVNPAYIPRNHLVEEALAAATAGDLSPLQQLLEAVSDPFTERPGLERYAEGAPEDFGNYMTFCGT
- a CDS encoding ribonuclease Z, with the translated sequence MRELVVLGTASQVPTRTRNQNGYFLRWDGEGLLFDPGEGTQRQMIHAGVSASRITRICLTHVHGDHCYGLPGVLSRMALDGAAHPVHLHYPASGDQVVRALLAVSSPGIDLRLHPYSGSGPVADGLEIRPLRHRIETYGYLLTEPDGRTFLPERLRAAGVQGPDVGTLQRQGYLGAVTVEDMSIPRPGQRFAFIMDTAPCPGAEELADGTDLLVAESTFSDDDGGLAKQYLHLTAGQAGELAASGKSRTLVLTHFSARYGDDMSRLAEQAQARAGGTTVIAAHDLQRIAVPPRRQPEREAAGHNDGDRV
- a CDS encoding mycothiol transferase; amino-acid sequence: MQSKELLLEAFDRLPALVRQVLEGLSEADLQRRPAGNGNSIGWLIWHTGRVEDAQVASAFGLEQVWTGEGFVSRFGLPLAERDTGYGHTSEQVDTVRATGEVLQEYYDAVHRQTARALQGIDDPDLDRVVDRHWDPPVTLGVRLVSILGDCLQHLGQAAYAKGLHAEMADAPGA
- a CDS encoding AI-2E family transporter yields the protein MSVLALAWVVVSAAIRVPLVTIPVLVALILASAMAPAVRWLAARGWPRALAVLSSFLVILVVAAGVVGGIIALVRQQASVLAARAEAGIGQLQQFITTGPVALISDQIDAARSEFQKFLAGGSLGADALTGLRTAGEIVAGSVLTAVVLFFFLKDGEKIRGFLIGFLPGTRQGKAHLAAERSIVVLGGYVRGTLIIAAIDAIIVLAGLLILQVPLAVPLAAVVFLGGFIPIIGATTAGSLAVLVALVENGPVPALVVLVILVAANQFEHHILQPFFMGRVLRIHGLVIILALAAGATLAGVIGALLAVPLAAVGWTIYKTLAERETPGPEPIAPPAPGA